Proteins co-encoded in one Stenotrophomonas maltophilia genomic window:
- a CDS encoding amidohydrolase family protein, producing MDAARALPRSARRRRWSRVLAVLLLAPPLLFTAALLWPLSAPPLPDPGNSHVIVNARVLDIARGQASEPTTVTVRNGTIAAIGEDPRETTLPVLDAGGRWLLPGFWDMHTHALQLSPQLQFPLMLANGITGTRDMMDCPQATDPLIACVADKRRWTAQAIAGQQVAPRFVQIASFYFEDPALTPDAAAARAHAYRARGVDAFKVYNRLRAETYQRLASEARQLHRPLVGHLPRAVPLEAALHAGQRSFEHAHLFVRHCVDNAAAWREGSLDGENPTALAEAMVSGYRPALCNEAFGLMQASGAAFVPTHVTREEDARARDPSFIDDPRLAYLDPLSRWAWRDDLNATVARYPGLRGEQALKAYFTHGLALTGAAHRAGVTVLVGTDTGLGGLRYHDELQWLRQAGLSQADVLQAATLQAARHLQLQASHGSVEVGRAADLVLLDGDPLLDTGNTRRIHAVLLAGHLYDRPRLDAMRAYARAQARSPAVMARLLWGFITSPVSAEL from the coding sequence ATGGATGCAGCACGCGCGTTACCCCGCTCCGCCCGCCGTCGCCGCTGGTCGCGCGTGCTGGCCGTGCTTCTGCTGGCACCGCCCCTGCTGTTCACCGCCGCCCTGCTCTGGCCACTGTCGGCACCACCGCTGCCCGACCCCGGCAACAGCCATGTGATCGTCAACGCACGCGTGCTGGACATCGCCCGCGGCCAGGCCAGCGAACCCACCACGGTGACCGTGCGCAACGGCACCATCGCCGCCATCGGTGAAGACCCGCGCGAGACCACGTTGCCGGTTCTCGATGCCGGTGGCCGCTGGCTGCTGCCCGGCTTCTGGGACATGCACACCCACGCACTGCAGCTGTCACCGCAGTTGCAGTTCCCACTGATGCTGGCCAACGGCATCACCGGCACCCGCGACATGATGGACTGCCCGCAGGCCACCGATCCACTGATCGCCTGCGTGGCCGACAAGCGTCGCTGGACCGCACAGGCCATCGCCGGGCAACAGGTCGCACCGCGCTTCGTGCAGATCGCCAGCTTCTATTTCGAGGACCCGGCGCTGACGCCGGATGCAGCGGCGGCACGTGCACACGCGTACCGCGCACGCGGCGTCGATGCGTTCAAGGTCTACAACCGCCTTCGTGCCGAGACCTACCAGCGGCTGGCCAGCGAAGCGCGGCAGCTGCATCGGCCCCTGGTTGGCCACCTGCCCAGGGCGGTACCGCTGGAAGCCGCATTGCACGCCGGCCAGCGCAGCTTCGAGCACGCCCATCTGTTCGTGCGCCATTGCGTGGACAACGCTGCCGCCTGGCGCGAAGGCTCGCTCGACGGCGAGAACCCGACCGCGCTCGCCGAAGCCATGGTGAGTGGATACCGGCCGGCGCTCTGCAACGAAGCGTTCGGCCTGATGCAGGCCAGCGGCGCGGCGTTCGTACCGACCCATGTCACCCGCGAAGAGGATGCACGCGCACGCGATCCCTCGTTCATCGACGACCCGCGTCTGGCCTATCTGGATCCGCTCTCACGCTGGGCGTGGCGCGACGATCTGAACGCCACCGTGGCGCGCTATCCGGGCCTGCGCGGCGAACAGGCGCTGAAGGCGTACTTCACCCATGGCCTGGCGCTCACCGGCGCCGCGCATCGGGCCGGCGTGACCGTCCTGGTCGGCACCGATACCGGGCTGGGTGGACTGCGCTACCACGACGAACTGCAGTGGTTGCGGCAGGCCGGGCTGAGCCAGGCCGACGTGCTGCAGGCGGCCACGCTGCAGGCCGCGCGTCATCTGCAACTGCAGGCATCACATGGCAGCGTCGAGGTCGGCCGGGCCGCCGACCTGGTGCTGCTCGATGGCGATCCGCTGCTGGACACCGGCAACACCCGCCGCATCCACGCCGTGCTGCTGGCCGGCCACCTGTACGACCGCCCGCGCCTGGACGCAATGCGTGCGTATGCCCGTGCGCAGGCACGCTCGCCTGCGGTGATGGCGCGCCTGCTCTGGGGCTTCATCACCAGCCCGGTCAGCGCCGAGCTGTAG
- the ybaK gene encoding Cys-tRNA(Pro) deacylase: protein MTPAINLLKRENIAHTVRSYVHDAHAESYGGEAVDKLGLDPAQVFKTLLASTETHELLVAIVPVAGQLDLKALAAAAGCRKCEMAAADAAQRATGYLVGGISPLGQKKRLRTFLDASAQALPSLHVSAGRRGLEVELAPADLLRLTAGHYAAIGKAR, encoded by the coding sequence ATGACCCCGGCCATCAACCTGCTCAAGCGCGAGAACATCGCCCACACCGTGCGCAGCTACGTGCACGACGCCCATGCCGAATCCTATGGCGGCGAAGCCGTCGACAAGCTCGGCCTGGACCCGGCCCAGGTGTTCAAGACCCTGCTGGCCAGCACTGAAACCCACGAACTGCTGGTGGCGATCGTGCCGGTTGCCGGTCAACTCGACCTGAAGGCGCTCGCCGCAGCCGCCGGCTGCAGGAAGTGCGAGATGGCCGCCGCCGATGCCGCGCAGCGCGCGACCGGCTACCTGGTCGGTGGCATCAGCCCGCTCGGGCAGAAGAAGCGCCTGCGCACCTTTCTGGACGCCAGCGCGCAGGCGTTGCCCAGCCTGCACGTCAGCGCCGGACGCCGTGGCCTGGAAGTGGAACTCGCCCCGGCCGACCTGCTGCGGCTGACCGCGGGCCACTACGCCGCCATCGGCAAGGCGCGCTGA
- the metF gene encoding methylenetetrahydrofolate reductase [NAD(P)H] yields the protein MTAISFEFYPPKTDEQRSQLDRAATRLKDYAPDYVSCTFGAGGSTLSYTSETVRHLNQHHGLDAAPHLSCVGGTRQEIRELLKLYRAIGCRRLVALRGDLPSGMGFPGDMRYAAELIAFIRAEHGDAFHIEVGAYPETHPQASDALADLKHFKAKIDAGADAAITQYFFNPDAYFHFVDEVRRLGVQVPITPGIMPIANFSQLRRFSEQCGAEIPRWISRKMQAYGDDAESVRAFGTEVVARLCQRLIEGGAPGLHFYTLNLAKPTTSVLKLLQG from the coding sequence ATGACCGCCATCAGCTTCGAGTTCTATCCTCCCAAGACCGATGAACAGCGCAGCCAGCTCGACCGTGCCGCGACCCGGCTGAAGGACTACGCCCCCGACTACGTGTCGTGCACCTTCGGCGCCGGTGGTTCGACCCTGAGCTACACCTCCGAGACCGTGCGCCACCTCAACCAGCACCACGGTTTGGATGCCGCACCGCACCTGTCCTGCGTCGGCGGCACCCGCCAGGAAATCCGCGAACTGCTCAAGCTGTACCGCGCCATCGGCTGCCGGCGCCTGGTCGCGCTGCGCGGCGACCTGCCCTCGGGCATGGGCTTTCCCGGTGACATGCGCTATGCCGCCGAGCTGATCGCCTTCATCCGCGCCGAGCACGGCGACGCCTTCCACATCGAAGTGGGCGCGTATCCGGAGACCCACCCGCAGGCGAGCGATGCGCTGGCCGACCTGAAGCACTTCAAGGCCAAGATCGATGCCGGCGCCGACGCGGCGATCACCCAGTATTTCTTCAATCCGGATGCCTACTTCCATTTCGTCGATGAAGTGCGCCGGCTCGGCGTGCAGGTACCGATCACGCCGGGCATCATGCCGATCGCCAACTTCAGCCAGCTGCGCCGCTTCTCCGAGCAGTGCGGGGCGGAAATTCCGCGCTGGATCAGCCGCAAGATGCAGGCCTACGGCGATGACGCCGAATCGGTGCGCGCCTTCGGCACCGAGGTGGTGGCCCGTCTGTGCCAGCGCCTGATCGAGGGCGGCGCGCCTGGCCTGCACTTCTACACCCTGAACCTGGCCAAGCCGACCACCTCGGTGCTGAAACTGCTGCAGGGCTGA
- a CDS encoding energy transducer TonB, translating to MRMIPVVLAGLLPAATVLAAKPAADTACAPLATVSGLRDANVTALSMQPRDGRCVVEVTAHDGKGLLRQRQMLEVLVQHACAASAEVTVDSLRPSLLLRTPKRCAARSSQDLFAGEGVPWMQPRGKLQRYPREAMEQGLSGRSLLKALIDSQGVVAAVIVETSSGHAVLDEAAVEELRGWRFVRGDTGSPVPALTIVRVPMRYEFVE from the coding sequence ATGAGGATGATTCCGGTGGTGCTGGCAGGCCTGTTGCCCGCGGCCACGGTGTTGGCCGCGAAGCCCGCTGCTGACACCGCGTGTGCGCCGCTGGCCACGGTTTCCGGACTTCGCGATGCGAACGTGACTGCATTGTCGATGCAGCCCCGGGACGGTCGCTGCGTGGTAGAGGTGACGGCGCACGACGGCAAGGGGCTGCTTCGGCAGCGACAGATGCTGGAGGTGCTGGTGCAGCATGCCTGCGCCGCATCTGCGGAGGTGACGGTAGACAGCCTGCGGCCATCACTGCTGCTGCGCACGCCGAAGCGATGTGCCGCGCGCAGCAGCCAGGACCTGTTCGCCGGCGAAGGTGTGCCCTGGATGCAGCCGCGTGGCAAGCTGCAGCGCTATCCGCGCGAAGCCATGGAGCAGGGGCTTTCCGGGCGCAGTCTGCTCAAGGCGCTGATCGATTCGCAGGGCGTAGTGGCTGCGGTGATCGTGGAGACCTCCAGTGGCCATGCGGTGCTGGACGAAGCGGCGGTGGAAGAGCTGCGCGGTTGGCGATTCGTGCGTGGCGATACCGGAAGCCCGGTGCCGGCGCTGACCATCGTGCGCGTGCCGATGCGGTATGAGTTTGTGGAATGA
- a CDS encoding S9 family peptidase: MSMHARRTRRWTGLVLSMGLLAVAPLAWAAAPQAATTQAQGVNGYELPSAALQAVVDAPRAPSLFLSPRRDVAALMQMPSLPSIQVVAQPELKLAGLRINPRTFSDSRFSFGEKLWLMNVADGKERQISGLPATLSIASLMWSPDQKWLAFNQVDAASGANELWLVDVAGGSARRLVAGLNTVIGSGYQWLPDSRGLVVFTRPANLGAAPAADGIPTGPAVQQTSQGGGVVSIRTYQDLLKNEADARQFDYYATTQPMEVGLDGSTRAIGAPGIFMGFAVSPDGRFVLRQPVQRPYSYVVPVSSFPRRIEVIDRTSGKLVHTVAVRPLVEGLPTGNDAEVTGVRDISWRGDADATLVWAEAQDGGDPNREAKVRDAVLMQAAPFDTPPVTLAQLGSRFAGISWGRGDLALLGESWWKTRRTKTWLIAPDNASAEPRLLWDRDAQDRYADPGRPLLASDERGRSLLQTSADGGSLYLAGAGASPEGDRPFVDRFDIATGKATRLFHSQAPSYAAPVALLDAQGSSLLLSRESPDEPANFHVQSLADASAAPRALTHFAHPLPQLKGVQKEQIRYKRKDGVDLTATLLLPPGYDPKRDGPRPLLMWAYPGEFKSAAAASQVTDSPYRFNAVSYWGPQAFLAKGYVVLASPSMPIIGEGDKEPNDTYIEQLVANAQAAVDEVVRRGVTDREHIAIGGHSYGAFMTANLLAHTRLFKAGIARSGAYNRTLTPFGFQAEERNYWQAQDVYQKMAPFNYADKIKDPILFIHGVDDNNSGTFPIQSERMFAAVKGLGGTARLVMLPNESHAYRARESIMTMLAESERWLEQTIGPAEQGKAKKKR, from the coding sequence ATGAGCATGCACGCGCGCCGTACGCGGCGCTGGACCGGCCTGGTCCTGTCGATGGGACTGCTGGCGGTGGCCCCGCTGGCCTGGGCGGCGGCACCGCAGGCCGCCACGACGCAGGCGCAGGGCGTCAACGGCTACGAGCTGCCTTCGGCCGCGCTGCAGGCGGTGGTCGACGCCCCGCGCGCGCCCTCGCTGTTCCTGTCGCCGCGCCGCGACGTGGCCGCGCTGATGCAGATGCCGTCGCTGCCGTCGATCCAGGTGGTGGCGCAGCCGGAGCTGAAGCTGGCCGGCCTGCGCATCAACCCGCGCACGTTCTCCGACAGCCGCTTCAGCTTCGGCGAGAAGCTGTGGCTGATGAACGTGGCCGATGGCAAGGAGCGGCAGATCAGCGGCCTGCCGGCCACGCTGTCGATCGCCAGCCTGATGTGGTCGCCGGACCAGAAGTGGCTGGCCTTCAACCAGGTCGACGCCGCCAGCGGCGCCAATGAACTGTGGCTGGTGGATGTGGCCGGCGGCAGCGCCCGGCGCCTGGTGGCGGGCCTGAACACAGTGATCGGCAGCGGTTACCAGTGGCTGCCGGACAGCCGTGGGCTGGTGGTGTTCACCCGCCCGGCCAACCTCGGGGCCGCACCGGCCGCCGATGGCATCCCGACCGGACCTGCGGTGCAGCAGACCAGCCAGGGCGGCGGCGTGGTGTCGATCCGCACCTACCAGGACCTGCTGAAGAACGAGGCCGACGCGCGCCAGTTCGACTACTACGCCACCACCCAGCCGATGGAAGTCGGCCTGGATGGCAGCACCCGCGCGATCGGCGCGCCGGGCATCTTCATGGGTTTCGCGGTGTCGCCCGATGGCCGCTTCGTGCTGCGCCAGCCGGTGCAGCGCCCGTACTCCTACGTGGTGCCGGTGAGCAGTTTCCCGCGCCGCATCGAAGTGATCGACCGTACCAGCGGCAAACTGGTGCACACCGTGGCGGTGCGGCCGCTGGTGGAAGGCTTGCCGACCGGCAATGACGCCGAGGTGACCGGCGTGCGTGACATCAGCTGGCGCGGCGATGCCGACGCCACCCTGGTCTGGGCCGAAGCACAGGATGGCGGTGATCCGAACCGCGAAGCCAAGGTGCGCGATGCAGTGCTGATGCAGGCCGCGCCGTTCGACACGCCGCCGGTGACCCTGGCCCAGCTCGGTAGCCGTTTCGCCGGCATCAGCTGGGGCCGGGGTGACCTGGCCCTGCTGGGTGAATCGTGGTGGAAAACGCGCAGGACCAAGACCTGGCTGATCGCCCCGGACAACGCCAGCGCCGAACCGCGCCTGCTGTGGGACCGGGATGCGCAGGACCGCTATGCCGACCCGGGCCGCCCGCTGCTGGCCAGCGATGAGCGTGGCCGCTCGCTGCTGCAGACCAGCGCCGATGGCGGCAGCCTGTACCTGGCCGGTGCCGGTGCGTCGCCGGAAGGTGATCGTCCGTTCGTGGACCGCTTCGACATCGCCACGGGCAAGGCCACCCGCCTGTTCCACTCGCAGGCGCCCAGCTACGCCGCGCCAGTGGCGCTGCTGGACGCGCAGGGCAGTTCGCTGCTGCTGAGCCGCGAGAGCCCGGATGAGCCGGCCAACTTCCACGTGCAGTCGCTGGCCGATGCCAGCGCCGCACCGCGCGCGCTGACCCACTTCGCCCACCCGCTGCCGCAGCTGAAGGGCGTGCAGAAGGAGCAGATCCGCTACAAGCGCAAGGACGGCGTCGATCTGACCGCAACCCTGCTGCTGCCGCCGGGCTACGACCCGAAGCGCGATGGTCCGCGTCCGCTGCTGATGTGGGCCTACCCGGGCGAGTTCAAGAGCGCGGCGGCGGCCAGCCAGGTGACCGATTCGCCGTACCGCTTCAATGCGGTCAGCTACTGGGGGCCGCAGGCGTTCCTGGCCAAGGGCTACGTGGTGCTGGCCAGTCCGTCGATGCCGATCATCGGCGAGGGCGACAAGGAGCCCAACGACACCTACATCGAACAGCTGGTGGCCAATGCACAGGCGGCGGTGGATGAAGTGGTGCGGCGTGGCGTGACCGATCGCGAGCACATCGCCATCGGTGGCCATTCCTACGGTGCGTTCATGACCGCCAACCTGCTGGCGCATACGCGCCTGTTCAAGGCCGGCATCGCGCGCAGCGGCGCCTACAACCGCACGCTTACCCCGTTCGGCTTCCAGGCTGAGGAACGCAATTACTGGCAGGCGCAGGACGTGTACCAGAAGATGGCGCCGTTCAACTACGCCGACAAGATCAAGGACCCGATCCTGTTCATCCATGGCGTGGACGACAACAACTCCGGCACGTTCCCGATCCAGAGCGAGCGCATGTTCGCTGCGGTGAAGGGCCTGGGCGGCACCGCGCGGCTGGTGATGCTGCCCAACGAATCGCATGCCTACCGCGCACGCGAATCGATCATGACCATGCTGGCCGAAAGCGAGCGCTGGCTGGAGCAGACCATCGGCCCGGCCGAGCAGGGCAAGGCGAAGAAGAAGCGCTGA
- a CDS encoding DUF3228 family protein has protein sequence MSIVLTDFARPRLFPRVPRGNTIQDCTAEQFEAHLNAHAPLKVLDGYAPFCKLFVYENWTSTRCLTVPVTEANRHLLRSGYEARNREELPVLVRWFEGVESPRANYLVVILYSAEQLAREGSPIGADWGIVGCIYTAEPEEVPMAPITMMRNALGVEEGGSGVPLDREAYQRAVAFWENNANWRP, from the coding sequence ATGTCCATCGTCCTCACCGATTTCGCCCGCCCCCGCCTGTTCCCGCGCGTGCCGCGCGGCAACACCATCCAGGACTGCACTGCCGAGCAGTTCGAGGCCCACCTCAATGCGCATGCGCCGCTGAAGGTGCTCGATGGCTACGCGCCGTTCTGCAAGCTGTTCGTCTATGAGAACTGGACCAGCACGCGCTGCCTGACCGTGCCGGTGACCGAGGCCAACCGCCACCTGCTGCGCAGCGGTTACGAGGCGCGCAATCGTGAAGAGTTGCCGGTACTGGTGCGCTGGTTCGAAGGCGTGGAATCGCCGCGCGCGAACTACCTGGTGGTGATCCTGTACAGCGCTGAGCAGCTGGCCAGGGAAGGTTCGCCGATCGGAGCCGACTGGGGCATCGTCGGCTGCATCTATACCGCCGAACCGGAAGAGGTGCCGATGGCGCCTATCACGATGATGCGCAATGCGCTGGGTGTGGAGGAGGGTGGTTCCGGCGTGCCGCTGGACCGCGAGGCCTACCAGCGTGCGGTGGCGTTCTGGGAGAACAACGCCAACTGGCGGCCGTAG
- the ahcY gene encoding adenosylhomocysteinase gives MNAVAKTFSTEGDYKIRDITLADWGRKELDIAEHEMPGLMSIRRKYQAELPLKGVRVTGSLHMTIQTAVLIETLKDIGADVRWASCNIFSTQDHAAAAIAATGTPVFAWKGETLEEYWDCTLDALTFTLADGTLTGPELVVDDGGDVTLLIHKGYELENGSDWVNTASSSHEEQVIKNLLKRVAKERPGYWGRVVKDWKGVSEETTTGVHRLYQLAQAGTLLIPAINVNDSVTKSKFDNLYGCRESLADGLKRAMDVMLAGKVAVVCGYGDVGKGCAASLRAYGARVIVTEIDPICALQAAMEGYEVNTIESTLGRADLYVTTTGNKDIIRIEHLSAMKDQAIVCNIGHFDNEIQVDALVSFAGIKHVNIKPQVDKYVFPNGNAIFLLAEGRLVNLGCATGHPSFVMSNSFANQTLAQIDLWANKDSYEKKVYLLPKKLDEEVARLHLEKIGVKLTTLSQEQADYIGVPVEGPFKPDHYRY, from the coding sequence ATGAACGCTGTTGCCAAGACCTTCTCCACCGAAGGCGACTACAAGATCCGCGATATCACCCTGGCCGACTGGGGCCGCAAGGAACTGGACATCGCCGAGCATGAAATGCCGGGCCTGATGTCGATCCGCCGCAAGTACCAGGCCGAGCTGCCGCTGAAGGGCGTGCGCGTGACCGGCTCGCTGCACATGACCATCCAGACCGCGGTGCTGATCGAGACCCTGAAGGACATCGGCGCCGACGTGCGCTGGGCCTCGTGCAACATCTTCTCCACCCAGGACCACGCCGCTGCGGCCATCGCCGCCACCGGCACCCCGGTGTTCGCCTGGAAGGGCGAGACCCTGGAAGAGTACTGGGACTGCACCCTGGACGCGCTGACCTTCACCCTGGCCGACGGTACCCTGACCGGCCCGGAGCTGGTGGTCGACGACGGCGGTGACGTGACCCTGCTGATCCACAAGGGCTACGAGCTGGAAAACGGCAGCGACTGGGTCAACACCGCCTCGTCCTCGCACGAAGAACAGGTCATCAAGAACCTGCTCAAGCGCGTGGCCAAGGAACGTCCGGGTTACTGGGGCCGCGTCGTGAAGGACTGGAAGGGCGTCTCCGAAGAGACCACCACCGGCGTGCACCGCCTGTACCAGCTGGCCCAGGCCGGCACCCTGCTGATCCCGGCGATCAACGTCAACGACTCGGTCACCAAGAGCAAGTTCGACAACCTGTACGGCTGCCGCGAGTCGCTGGCCGATGGCCTGAAGCGCGCGATGGACGTGATGCTGGCCGGCAAGGTGGCCGTGGTCTGCGGTTACGGCGACGTCGGCAAGGGCTGCGCCGCCTCGCTGCGTGCCTACGGTGCACGCGTGATCGTCACCGAGATCGACCCGATCTGCGCCCTGCAGGCGGCGATGGAAGGCTATGAAGTCAACACCATCGAATCGACCCTGGGCCGTGCCGACCTGTACGTCACCACCACCGGCAACAAGGACATCATCCGCATCGAACACCTGAGCGCGATGAAGGACCAGGCCATCGTCTGCAACATCGGCCACTTCGACAACGAGATCCAGGTCGATGCGCTGGTGTCGTTCGCCGGCATCAAGCACGTCAACATCAAGCCGCAGGTGGACAAGTACGTCTTCCCGAACGGCAACGCGATCTTCCTGCTGGCCGAAGGCCGCCTGGTGAACCTGGGCTGCGCCACCGGCCACCCGAGCTTCGTCATGTCCAACTCGTTCGCCAACCAGACCCTGGCCCAGATCGACCTGTGGGCGAACAAGGACAGCTACGAGAAGAAGGTTTACCTGCTGCCGAAGAAGCTGGACGAAGAAGTGGCACGCCTGCACCTGGAGAAGATCGGCGTGAAGCTGACCACCCTGAGCCAGGAACAGGCCGACTACATCGGCGTGCCGGTGGAAGGCCCGTTCAAGCCGGACCACTACCGCTACTGA